Within the Fusobacterium perfoetens genome, the region CAGGAATATATCTTAGTGTATTACGCACTTGATGAACAATACAACGTTGATATTCTGTTTTTGGAAAAGCTACAGTAACTGCATCTTTCATTCCAGATAAACCATCAGCACATAAAATTAAAATATCTTTAACTCCTCTATTTTTAAGATTATTAAAAATTCCTAACCAGTATTTGCTGCTCTCGTTTTCTCCGATTTCTATACTTAAAACTTCTTTTTTTCCCTCGTTATTTATTCCTAAAATTATATATGCCGCTTTTTTTCTAATTATTCCATTGTCCCTAACAGAGAAATGAATCGCATCAACAAAGATAACTGGATAAACATCAGATAAAGGTCTTTGTTGCCATTCTTCAATTTGTGGAAGAAGTTTATCAGTAATATCAGAAACAAGCCCTTCACTAACTTCAAATCCATATATATCTTCAATTTGCTCTGATATTTGACGCGTAGTCATCCCTTTAGCATACATAGAAATAATTTTATCATCTATAGCCGAAATATCTTTTTGATGTTTTTTTACAACTCTAGGTTCAAAAGATCC harbors:
- a CDS encoding IS256 family transposase, with amino-acid sequence MTEGKRNIIAQLINEYDIQSAEDIQEALKDLLGGTIQEMLQAEMTEHLGYEEYQRSDNSNSRNGKKSKIIHSKYGETLIDVPQDREGSFEPRVVKKHQKDISAIDDKIISMYAKGMTTRQISEQIEDIYGFEVSEGLVSDITDKLLPQIEEWQQRPLSDVYPVIFVDAIHFSVRDNGIIRKKAAYIILGINNEGKKEVLSIEIGENESSKYWLGIFNNLKNRGVKDILILCADGLSGMKDAVTVAFPKTEYQRCIVHQVRNTLRYIP